From Hylaeus volcanicus isolate JK05 chromosome 2, UHH_iyHylVolc1.0_haploid, whole genome shotgun sequence, the proteins below share one genomic window:
- the LOC128872181 gene encoding histone-lysine N-methyltransferase PRDM9-like, which yields MKLSQAFVETDTINTSSCRLCLRSEVCLTSIFTEGEASQCLRSRILDCCPVTLFEDNRLPQAICSVCKDQVAVTYQFREQCRKSERWLRSLYGSNCWSDEPRRVDTPSCKIVRDCGVQTDERTGVSIHSGKEIDDNRNASRGETIVERPSRVSLIEKKERKEEALLATTRSTKRTVEGSGIVEEKRSRKDATVAHRSQQNTQESTMIEHVYSEELQFPEDTRISNSTHKDKDGNESSENRAKPTDGETGKPYLCDVCSKTFASKSGLRFHFKTHGGAKPHLCRHCGKGFAIPSYAKRHERTHVGDKRFVCHFCSAAFASSNGLKYHLMSHTGEPSYRCETCSKAFYRYKYLKEHIFTHTGEKPFVCKTCGFAYGNSGSLFVHEKKCKARLSRVNDEREATVEASNRDTDFGD from the exons ATGAAGCTATCCCAAGCTTTCGTTGAAACTGATACAATAAATACCAGCTCGTGTAGGTTATGTCTTCGCTCCGAAGTCTGCTTAACGTCAATATTTACCGAGGGAGAAGCGTCCCAATGTTTACGTTCCCGCATTCTAGATTGCTGTCCCGTCACG CTGTTCGAAGACAACCGGCTGCCGCAAGCGATTTGCAGCGTGTGCAAAGACCAGGTAGCAGTTACGTACCAGTTTCGCGAGCAATGCAGAAAATCGGAACGGTGGCTTCGATCGCTTTATGGATCCAATTGTTGGAGCGACGAACCGCGCCGCGTCGACACGCCGAGCTGCAAAATCGTTCGA GATTGCGGCGTACAAACCGATGAAAGAACAGGAGTATCTATCCATTCGGGGAAAGAAATAGACGATAATCGAAACGCATCTCGTGGAGAAACGATCGTGGAACGCCCATCGCGAGTTAGTctaatagaaaagaaagaaagaaaggaagaagctCTTTTGGCGACGACTCGATCCACGAAGAGGACCGTTGAAGGATCGGGAATCGTTGAGGAGAAAAGGAGCAGGAAGGATGCGACCGTCGCTCATCGATCCCAGCAGAACACGCAAGAGAGTACAATGATCGAACATGTCTATTCGGAGGAGCTCCAGTTTCCAGAGGATACGCGCATCTCGAACAGCACGCATAAAGATAAAGATGGGAATGAAAGCTCTGAAAATCGAGCGAAACCGACCGACGGCGAAACAGGGAAACCGTACCTGTGCGACGTCTGTAGCAAGACGTTCGCCTCCAAGTCCGGATTGCGGTTTCATTTCAAGACACACGGCGGCGCGAAGCCTCACCTGTGCCGGCATTGCGGCAAGGGGTTCGCCATCCCGAGTTACGCGAAAAGGCACGAGCGAACCCACGTGGGCGACAAACGTTTCGTTTGTCATTTTTGTAGCGCCGCGTTCGCCTCCTCGAACGGTCTCAAGTATCACTTGATGTCCCACACCGGCGAGCCGAGTTACCGCTGCGAAACTTGCAGCAAGGCTTTCTATCGTTACAAATACCTCAAAGAGCATATTTTCACCCACACGGGGGAGAAACCGTTCGTTTGTAAAACGTGCGGCTTCGCGTATGGAAATTCTGGCAGCCTGTTCGTTCACGAAAAAAAGTGCAAGGCGAGATTATCGCGCGTCAACGACGAACGCGAAGCCACGGTCGAAGCGTCGAATCGCGACACCGATTTCGGAGATTGA
- the LOC128872177 gene encoding BTB/POZ domain-containing protein KCTD20 isoform X1, which translates to MQLSVKRRVQVNVQSCGLEICTSASWLLKKFGWYLSVSNFWSNMSNPAERLNYIQDSSSDTETDKETGSRGRHRIYKNRMSCGGSSKPKSCLVQRDGSNERHCHSFNSGRQNTNVNQQNRLCSGVGIGKSQQSQSRDNLPSSGSISGISNPQASDERITLIVDNTRFIVDPALFTAHPNTMLGRMFSSGVEYAQPNERGEYEVADGISAMVFRAILDYYKGGVIRCPPTVAVQELREACDYLLVPFDASTVKCQNLRGLLHELSNEGARCQFEVFLEDLILPLMVNSARRGDRECHIVVLLEDDVVDWDEEYPPQMGEEYSQTVNSTAMYRFFKYIENRDVAKQVMKERGLKKIRLGIEGYPTYKEKIKKRAGGRAEVIYNYVQRPFIHMSWEKEEAKSRHVDFQCVKSKSVTNLAEATADPVLDAGGNPIGIGLLQPSEPVSQPEIVLAVGSDADVEGAIGLLADQDLGSVPPDELP; encoded by the exons ATGCAACTTTCCGTCAAAAGGAGAGTTCAGGTTAACGTTCAATCGTGTGGATTGGAAATTTGCACGTCGGCCAGCTGGCTTCTGAAGAAATTTGGCTGGTACTTATCGGTGTCTAATTT TTGGTCCAATATGTCAAATCCTGCAGagcgtttaaattatatacaagaTAGCAGTAGCGACACAGAGACGGACAAAGAAACAGGTAGCAGAGGACGACATCGCATTTATAAGAATCGAATGAG TTGTGGTGGCTCTTCCAAACCAAAATCTTGTCTGGTACAAAGAGACGGAAGCAATGAAAGGCACTGTCATTCCTTCAATTCTGGCAGACAAAACACAAATGTTAATCAACAAAACAG ACTTTGCTCTGGAGTTGGCATCGGAAAAAGTCAACAAAGTCAGAGCAGGGATAATTTACCATCATCTGGATCCATAAGCGGTATAAGCAATCCGCAAGCTAGCGATGAACGAATTACTCTTATTGTCGACAATACCAG ATTTATTGTCGATCCAGCACTGTTCACTGCGCATCCTAATACAATGCTAGGTAGAATGTTCAGTTCGGGTGTCGAATATGCTCAACCAAATGAACGCGGCGAATACGAAGTTGCAGATGGGATATCCGCTATGGTATTTAGAGCTATCCTTGATTATTACAAGGGCGGAGTAATTCGCTGTCCACCAACGGTTGCGGTTCAAGAACTTCGAGAAGCTTGCGACTACCTCCTCGTTCCGTTCGACGCTAGTACAGTGAAATgtcaaaatttaa GAGGGTTATTACATGAGTTATCTAACGAAGGCGCACGCTGCCAGTTTGAAGTCTTCCTCGAGGACTTAATATTACCACTGATGGTAAACAGCGCGCGTAGAGGTGACCGTGAATGTCATATTGTCGTTTTACTGGAAGATGATGTCGTCGACTGGGACGAAGAGTATCCTCCGCAAATGGGAGAAGAATATTCGCAAA CTGTCAACAGTACCGCGATGTACCGATTCTTCAAGTATATCGAAAACAGAGACGTAGCCAAGCAGGTAATGAAGGAACGTGGTTTAAAAAAGATCCGTTTAGGTATCGAAGGCTATCCAACTTACAAGGAGAAGATCAAGAAGAGAGCGGGTGGACGAGCCGAGGTCATTTACAATTACGTGCAGAGGCCTTTCATTCACATGTCCTGGGAGAAAGAAGAAGCGAAAAGTCGGCACGTCGACTTTCAGTGCGTCAAATCAAAATCTGTGACGAATCTCGCGGAAGCCACTGCCGATCCCGTACTAGACGCTGGCGGAAACCCGATAGGGATTGGTCTTTTGCAACCGTCGGAGCCAGTGTCTCAGCCGGAGATCGTGTTGGCAGTCGGCTCTGATGCCGACGTCGAAGGTGCCATAGGTTTGCTAGCTGATCAAGATCTCGGGTCAGTACCGCCCGACGAGTTACCATGA
- the LOC128872176 gene encoding protein scabrous-like — translation MTGKRWLFRALLVVVVAQSKTRADENIADEIRSLREQVNALLDHRQQDYNALEGSLKRAMEKNTELFVLKNEVKQLRKEVNAFRGGNGNEAKNERLRVRWLGSAVTELQGEVAEVLRTRNASEELAERSRMRGELALLKGDVAAVGRGVRNLGGRMAKIEAVLGTIRVDIVAVKERFGQLSRTCADIASQLSAVQVEVKSLGCELPSGDSGNSIGHRGEKNSEGEVASSSSTATEEDSKRFDTERSSTSFRRRLSRRHGYSRRIEEHRMRTEERLKNLEHKVSLLAQRRVLLEKRLAYEKKEWPLILNKRMKSLEKSQAELSGRLSNVTEDAVSARTIGESVGLQLIDSLRVLGEAVEKNNSETKRELVRLGVNAARKGAELSLTREELSNLRRAVQALSVSASKLQERSDGQQEAIDRLNVTCSEDADRFPSSSSSDALKLELELEKLDDQYHLIVNSLPENCEDRSTDQPARDGLRLLEAGRSRKPMLVYCRDGWTVVARRRDGALDFDRTWNDYSLGFGSPVGEYWIGNELLHELTRDNCTRLRVDMLDIYGERWRAEYESFEIDSAATGYRLRVDGYAGNATDALSYQNGMAFSAKDRDMDASKSHCAGNYHGGWWFSRCQHANLNGKYSLGLTWFRSDTNQWMSIASSEMSVRRNSNCRRSR, via the exons ATGACCGGGAAGAGGTGGTTGTTTCGGGCGCTGTTAGTTGTCGTTGTCGCGCAGAGTAAAACTCGCGCCGACGAGAACATCGCCGACGAGATCCGATCTCTGCGGGAGCAAGTGAACGCTCTTCTGGACCATCGGCAGCAGGATTACAATGCCCTCGAAGGAAGCTTGAAGCGCGCCATGGAGAAGAACACCGAGTTGTTTGTCCTGAAGAATGAAGTGAAACAACTCAG GAAAGAAGTGAACGCTTTTCGCGGCGGGAACGGAAACGAGGCGAAGAACGAGAGGCTGCGAGTACGGTGGCTAGGAAGCGCCGTGACCGAGCTGCAAGGGGAAGTCGCGGAGGTCCTCAGAACGAGAAACGCCAGCGAGGAGCTCGCGGAGAGGTCCAGGATGAGAGGCGAGCTGGCTCTGCTGAAAGGCGACGTCGCCGCCGTTGGAAGAGGCGTTCGAAATCTCGGCGGTAGGATGGCCAAGATCGAGGCGGTCCTCGGCACGATTCGCGTGGACATCGTGGCGGTGAAAGAACGGTTCGGTCAGCTCTCTCGCACCTGCGCCGACATCGCCAGTCAG TTGAGCGCGGTTCAAGTCGAGGTGAAGTCTCTTGGATGCGAATTGCCTTCCGGCGATTCGGGAAATTCGATTGGCCATCGAGGAGAGAAGAATTCGGAAGGCGAGGTCGCGTCGTCCTCGAGTACAGCCACGGAAGAGGATAGCAAAAGGTTCGATACGGAACGCAGCTCGACGTCGTTTCGGCGCCGGCTCTCCAGGAGGCACGGCTACTCGAGACGAATCGAGGAACACCGAATGCGGACCGAAGAACGTCTGAAGAACCTGGAACACAAGGTCTCTCTGCTCGCGCAGCGACGAGTCTTGCTCGAGAAACGCCTGGCCTACGAAAAGAAGGAATGGCCGTTGATCCTGAacaaacgaatgaaaagtttGGAGAAGAGCCAGGCCGAGTTGTCCGGACGACTTTCGAACGTCACCGAGGATGCGGTGTCGGCGAGAACCATCGGCGAATCGGTTGGTCTGCAGCTGATCGACTCGTTGCGAGTTCTTGGAGAGGCGGTCGAGAAAAACAACTCGGAAACGAAGCGGGAACTGGTTCGGTTAGGCGTGAACGCGGCTAGGAAAGGGGCAGAGCTCTCGTTGACCAGAGAGGAGTTGAGCAATCTGCGTCGCGCCGTTCAAGCTCTGAGCGTGAGTGCTTCGAAGCTCCAAGAGAGGAGCGACGGTCAACAGGAAGCGATCGATCGGCTGAACGTCACGTGCTCGGAAGACGCCGATCGATTCCCGTCGTCTTCGTCCTCCGACGCGCTGAAGCTCGAACTCGAACTGGAGAAGCTGGATGACCAGTACCATTTGATCGTGAACAGTTTGCCTGAAAACTGCGAGGATCGATCGACGGACCAGCCGGCCAGGGACGGGTTGAGGCTTTTGGAAGCTGGCCGGTCCCGGAAGCCGATGTTGGTTTACTGTCGGGACGGCTGGACGGTGGTGGCGCGGCGTCGAGACGGCGCGCTCGATTTCGATCGCACTTGGAACGATTACTCTCTCGGTTTCGGTTCCCCCGTCGGCGAATACTGGATCGGCAACGAGCTTCTCCACGAGCTCACTCGAGATAATTGCACCAGGTTGCGCGTCGACATGTTGGATATCTACGGGGAACGTTGGCGCGCCGAGTACGAATCGTTCGAGATCGACTCGGCGGCTACCGGGTACAGGCTGCGCGTGGACGGATACGCTGGAAACGCCACGGACGCGTTGTCCTACCAAAACGGAATGGCTTTTAGCGCCAAGGACCGCGACATGGACGCCAGCAAGTCTCACTGCGCCGGCAACTATCACGGCGGCTGGTGGTTCAGTCGCTGCCAGCACGCCAATCTCAACGGGAAGTATTCCTTAGGGTTGACTTGGTTTCGTTCCGACACCAACCAATGGATGTCGATCGCTTCTTCGGAGATGTCCGTCCGCAGAAACTCGAATTGTCGGCGATCGCGGTAG
- the LOC128872177 gene encoding BTB/POZ domain-containing protein 10 isoform X2, with protein sequence MQLSVKRRVQVNVQSCGLEICTSASWLLKKFGWYLSVSNFWSNMSNPAERLNYIQDSSSDTETDKETGSRGRHRIYKNRMRLCSGVGIGKSQQSQSRDNLPSSGSISGISNPQASDERITLIVDNTRFIVDPALFTAHPNTMLGRMFSSGVEYAQPNERGEYEVADGISAMVFRAILDYYKGGVIRCPPTVAVQELREACDYLLVPFDASTVKCQNLRGLLHELSNEGARCQFEVFLEDLILPLMVNSARRGDRECHIVVLLEDDVVDWDEEYPPQMGEEYSQTVNSTAMYRFFKYIENRDVAKQVMKERGLKKIRLGIEGYPTYKEKIKKRAGGRAEVIYNYVQRPFIHMSWEKEEAKSRHVDFQCVKSKSVTNLAEATADPVLDAGGNPIGIGLLQPSEPVSQPEIVLAVGSDADVEGAIGLLADQDLGSVPPDELP encoded by the exons ATGCAACTTTCCGTCAAAAGGAGAGTTCAGGTTAACGTTCAATCGTGTGGATTGGAAATTTGCACGTCGGCCAGCTGGCTTCTGAAGAAATTTGGCTGGTACTTATCGGTGTCTAATTT TTGGTCCAATATGTCAAATCCTGCAGagcgtttaaattatatacaagaTAGCAGTAGCGACACAGAGACGGACAAAGAAACAGGTAGCAGAGGACGACATCGCATTTATAAGAATCGAATGAG ACTTTGCTCTGGAGTTGGCATCGGAAAAAGTCAACAAAGTCAGAGCAGGGATAATTTACCATCATCTGGATCCATAAGCGGTATAAGCAATCCGCAAGCTAGCGATGAACGAATTACTCTTATTGTCGACAATACCAG ATTTATTGTCGATCCAGCACTGTTCACTGCGCATCCTAATACAATGCTAGGTAGAATGTTCAGTTCGGGTGTCGAATATGCTCAACCAAATGAACGCGGCGAATACGAAGTTGCAGATGGGATATCCGCTATGGTATTTAGAGCTATCCTTGATTATTACAAGGGCGGAGTAATTCGCTGTCCACCAACGGTTGCGGTTCAAGAACTTCGAGAAGCTTGCGACTACCTCCTCGTTCCGTTCGACGCTAGTACAGTGAAATgtcaaaatttaa GAGGGTTATTACATGAGTTATCTAACGAAGGCGCACGCTGCCAGTTTGAAGTCTTCCTCGAGGACTTAATATTACCACTGATGGTAAACAGCGCGCGTAGAGGTGACCGTGAATGTCATATTGTCGTTTTACTGGAAGATGATGTCGTCGACTGGGACGAAGAGTATCCTCCGCAAATGGGAGAAGAATATTCGCAAA CTGTCAACAGTACCGCGATGTACCGATTCTTCAAGTATATCGAAAACAGAGACGTAGCCAAGCAGGTAATGAAGGAACGTGGTTTAAAAAAGATCCGTTTAGGTATCGAAGGCTATCCAACTTACAAGGAGAAGATCAAGAAGAGAGCGGGTGGACGAGCCGAGGTCATTTACAATTACGTGCAGAGGCCTTTCATTCACATGTCCTGGGAGAAAGAAGAAGCGAAAAGTCGGCACGTCGACTTTCAGTGCGTCAAATCAAAATCTGTGACGAATCTCGCGGAAGCCACTGCCGATCCCGTACTAGACGCTGGCGGAAACCCGATAGGGATTGGTCTTTTGCAACCGTCGGAGCCAGTGTCTCAGCCGGAGATCGTGTTGGCAGTCGGCTCTGATGCCGACGTCGAAGGTGCCATAGGTTTGCTAGCTGATCAAGATCTCGGGTCAGTACCGCCCGACGAGTTACCATGA
- the LOC128872474 gene encoding nurim homolog: MIVKCITVVTCVVCYLYTLFVLYNLTYFLSHHEKDEETIITSEKDESYDSALWLLIINMSLLSTFMLQHTLMANDFTKHLFCKLHMDYMERSIYNVASAMTLHLLINQWQIIPSIALWKFDTSTNDTLWYMFTVFHVLAWSTIYTGCLMMDISELAGIKQIYYKFSLLPSPMMTKSRELLRYYSHMRHPSFIGFLIILWIHPYMTLDRVLLSSMLTVYMALRWSIDKEDCTYHASLMRMKERELF; encoded by the exons ATGATCGTAAAATGTATCACTGTAGTGACGTGCGTTGTCTGCTATTTGTACAcactttttgttttgtataatttgaCATATTTTCTATCGCATCATGAAAAAGATGAAGAAACGATTATTACATCAGAGAAAG atGAATCCTATGACTCTGCGTTAtggttattaattataaatatgtctTTATTAAGTACATTCATGTTACAACACACGCTTATGGCTAATGACTttacaaaacatttattttgtaaactacaTATGGATTACATGGAGAGAAGTATATATAACGTTGCCAGTGCAATGACTTTACATTTGCTGATTAATCAATGGCAAATTATTCCGTCGATCGCATTGTGGAAATTTGATACTTCAACCAATGATACCTTATGGTATATGTTCACTGTTTTTCATGTCTTGGCTTGGTCAACGATTTACACTGGATGTTTAATGATGGACATATCAGAATTAGCTggtattaaacaaatatattataaattttcattgctgCCAAGCCCTATGATGACAAAGTCCAGAGAACTACTACGTTACTACTCGCACATGAGACATCCAAGTTTTATAGGTTTTCTCATTATTTTGTGGATTCATCCTTATATGAC GTTGGACAGAGTATTATTATCTTCTATGCTTACTGTATATATGGCCTTGAGATGGTCCATCGACAAGGAGGATTGCACTTACCATGCTAGTCTTATGAGAATGAAGgaaagagaattattttaa